Sequence from the Prunus persica cultivar Lovell chromosome G5, Prunus_persica_NCBIv2, whole genome shotgun sequence genome:
GTAGTAAAGACAGTTTTCTAGGCACTTCGTTGTGGAGAACTTGTAACTTTTGTAGATATCACATTGAAATATAAGCATGAATTAACTGTATAAAATGGAATGATACGTTGATAACCATAATTGCAAATACCAGCGATCTGTTGAAAGTTTTAATCATCTAATTTGGTTCCACAAACATTAACTAGCTTATTATGTGAAACAAGCTGGAAGCACCGAAAAACCCATGCTCAAGTAAGGAGTTAAACCTGCAAACAGCTTTTTCATCTCTTCACGGCCAGAGCGAGATGGTAAAACTGGTGCAACTACATAATCAGGATCTGCAAGAATAATTAGCAACTGATCATTAAACTTGCACAAACAAATTTCACCGAAGTTACTTAAAATGTCATTCAGAGAATCAACCTTTTGGAGAGGCTGCTACATAGTACAGAGAACCTGTAAGAGCAGCTGTAATCACCGCTGCAAATGCCTGAGCAAAAGGGACAAATGGGGGAAAAAATCCGGTCTACAAATAGAGCGAATTCAGTCGTCAGAAAATGTTCATTACTGCTGATTATAGTAAAGAAAAGTGAAGAAAACTGCAATACCAGAGACGCCATTCCTCGAGCATCTGTGACCAGATCTGTGCCCCTTAGAAATATATCGGTCAACGATCCCTACAAAGTCATAAAtgattgggaaaaaaatcataatgatTTACTTCTCCTACAGAACACTGATTCTTCCGCTCATATTGACAAATCGGGAAGATTATAATTTGCAATGATAGTTAGTAACTCCAACATTTAAAATTAAGTGAGATTTTTTAACATATACTAAAGGCTAAATATATTCAAGGATACCACACCTGAACAGCAGCCCTGTAGAAAAGTTCCTCACCCACGGAGCTTGCAGCAACAATTAGTATAAACTGCGACATTGAAGGAGCAACATGTCACTTGTTTCTTGCTTTGTCCAATCAGCACACCATAAAGTGCTTTACAATAACATTATTAAAGATGGTAAACCTGCAAAGGTGACATTCCATAAAAGAAGCTGCGGAGCTCCTCATCCTCTACATCTCTAATAGCACGAGCATGTGGCGATAACTTTACAACTTCATCCTATAACCATTTTCACATTCGTTAGTCACAAAAGGGGCTGAATACAAGCTTAAACCAATTCCTTAAATCTCccattctcttcttctttctctataAATCTAATCTTTTGCAATACACAACTTAACTTGGTATTAGAGCAGCCAATCCAATCCTAGaggtcttaaaaaaaatttaaaagggtgAAGGACATCAGCGTCCATATGAACATATGGAGGGTTAATTACTAGGAACTGATGTTGGGTGTGGACTTTTGTGCTCTATTCAGTTGCCAATGAGAAATACTgatcctcttctctcttttctattttatctTTCTAAAGTTTCTCTTTaccaaataatgaaaaatcattcGTAATCCGTATCATTGCgtgaaatttcaaaatcaatcaatcaatcaactTACATCTAGTATAAAGAGAAGGGCCATGATTGGTGGAGCTGCATATCCAAGCCCTTGTACAATTGCATCTAAAGATACTTGGAAACCTCCCATGCTATCGATCCCCGTGACAGAGCATATAAATCTTCCTACCACAGCCATTGCACCATATATACCTGTTCACAGAAACCCAATAAAAATTCATCGCAAGAAGTATACATAATTCAAGAATTCTCTATATAaaaacaagtaacaaaaatggaaaatcaaatcaaattgtgTATCAAAATTAAATCTTTTATTGGTGAAATTGACAGGATAAGGATTCGTTATCCACAACACACAGGGTGTGAAAAATTAGTAACTACGTGAATTATGAAGCAAGTCAGGGTAATTAGTGTTTAATTATGGTAATTATGGTAGAGCTCACTTACCTATTCCATAGCTAAGTCTAACAACAGCACCAATCTTTTCCCAAACAGGGAACTCAGCTTCGCCGAAGCTCGAATTAAATGTGGTGACCTCCATGGCAGGGCTCGTGAACCCTCCTCCCCGACTCTCTCCGTCTCTTCCATCAATGCCTTCTCTGCTGCGTTGCTCCCCCGAGCCCCTAACCGCCGGTACCGAAACCTTAGAAGCTCCGTCGAACAGCGCCGTCCTCCTCTTTCTCGTCGCCGGAAAATGGCAGAGGCCGAGTTTGCCACACAACGACGTCGTTGGAGGATTAGGAGCTGTAAACGATGTGAAAGGAAGCTCCATTTGGTTAAACAAGTAAGGAAATGCCGAAAACCGGTTTGTTCAGACCGAGATATTGGGCCGAGACAAAGTCTTCGTCGTCTTCATTGAGCATACTTCAGCTGTTGCTTGGTTCAGGTTTGAGCTTCGCAGCTTTTAGTAGTTGTCTGAACGGATTTGGACCGTTGGATTCGGGTCAGAGAGATCTGACGGTGGGGCCCGTGCTTGAATTTTGTATTATCAGGTGCAGTAGGATGTGGGAATATCCTAACTGTCTATGGGAAATTGACACGTGGAGATAACGCTGGCATGTCCAAATGCCTTGTTGTGGCCATCACGCTAAAGGGCCCGATAGTATTTTCAGAGAACCgcgaaataaaaaaaacaaagtgaatttaggttttaattattaaaaaaaaatt
This genomic interval carries:
- the LOC18775876 gene encoding uncharacterized protein LOC18775876 produces the protein MELPFTSFTAPNPPTTSLCGKLGLCHFPATRKRRTALFDGASKVSVPAVRGSGEQRSREGIDGRDGESRGGGFTSPAMEVTTFNSSFGEAEFPVWEKIGAVVRLSYGIGIYGAMAVVGRFICSVTGIDSMGGFQVSLDAIVQGLGYAAPPIMALLFILDDEVVKLSPHARAIRDVEDEELRSFFYGMSPLQFILIVAASSVGEELFYRAAVQGSLTDIFLRGTDLVTDARGMASLTGFFPPFVPFAQAFAAVITAALTGSLYYVAASPKDPDYVVAPVLPSRSGREEMKKLFAAWYQRRQMKKIYSPLLEGHLALYLGFEWMQTNNILAPMITHGIYSAVVLGHGLLKIHDHRRRLRQRIEHLKVDGKK